The genomic region CAGTAGCAGTGCCGGGCATGACATGCTTCACATGGTGATTCACCTTTGTAGTGAATTTGAAACTACGCTCAATTTACACCAACATACTGCGTTTGATTGAATGTATGCAGGATTCCAAGGACAAATGGATCTTCATTGTGCCTGCATTACTTCGGGTGACTTACGTTCACTAGGCACGGCCTGAGCAAAACAATTCCTACAATAACCTATCCTAATTTTCGAGAATCATGGAAAGGGTAGCATTCTAAAAGAACTAAGACAAAAACAACACAGACTTACCCTTTTTTTGGCAActgcaaaaaaagaaaacttctATATTTCTTCAATATGGCTTTGCAATAGAGGGACCCGTTGTTTGCTCGATGCCAGGCTTCCTTCCCCTGCATCATCACCCCTCTTCTCTTCATTGGCTTTCCCCACATCACAGAATAAAATCCACTGACAATAACAACTGCTCCTATCAAACAGCATTCAGTAAATGTAAACTGAGAAGCTAAATGGTGTCCTTTTTGCAATTTTCAACACGACCAAAATTAGTGCCTCTCAATCGACGACATTTTGATATGGAGGTTACAGGGAATAAAGATTAAACCCTACCTCCCAAGGTAGAAAGTATCACCTAAGAAGGTAACACCAATGAAAACTGCAACGACAATCCCCAAAGGCTTGAACATAGCTACAAACACAGGCCCTGTCCTTCTAAGACACCAAGTAGATACACCAACCTGGAATGCTGAGCCAAACACTCCCTGCAATAATATAACTTAGCAACTTAGGTTCATGTGTTAGAAATATTACATCCAATAGGTATATCAGGGCTGGGTTTAGTTATCTAATTACCGAGTATAGAACAGCGATCCACCTGATTTTAGGTGTTAATTCCCATGAAATCAGGTCTCTTTCTACAATTGAAGAACTACTACAGATTGAATAGCCACAAAGAAGCAATAATTAAAAACCATGATCAGCTCTGCGCGGTATTTCTTTAGAACTGATGCCTGAAACACAGAAATGAAATAGGAAGTACTCTTAGTTTCTAACCAAATTCCACACTTTCAAGACGTTTTAAGTAAAAGTTTACAGATTTCACCTGTACAATAGGCCAAGATGCGGCCAAGATGCAATTAGCCGCGAGACACACTCTTCCAAGGACCCAGTTTGACTGTTCGGATAAAAGTTGCTTATGAGACAACATATCAGTCATAACAGTTGAGGATGTATTCAGAATTCGGGGTCCCTTGTAAAGAGTCACAATGAAAGCCCTTCCATTCTGAAACCAGGCATTTGAACGATTTTAGAAATCGGTGACAGTGTAAGATTACCATGCTACCAATGTCTCAGAATTGCGTTGTACAACTCTTATCTGGGATGAGAGAGAGCTCATCATCAGCTAAATTCTCcttggaataaaaaaaacaagataaTCGATATATTAACACTGGTTCTTCTACAAAACCTAAGAATAGAACAGGTACTCATAACTAATGCTCAGGTTTCATTAACAAAATAAGACGATTCTGATAAAATCACACTTCagaataaagaaacaaaaagggaAACATGTCAATTGGCCAGAGCAGTTTACCGCCCGCTTGCACCTGAGTTCGAATCCCCCTCCCCCATGAATTATCAATTAACAGTAGCTTAAAACATCGGTttggcaaaagaaaaaaaacatggaGGTTGATCACAATTTTCAGTTTGAGTAAAAAGAGGAGGGTATAACCTGAAGATAACTGCCAGTACAAATGTAAAAGCAGGAATGAGGTTGAGCATAGCTGTACTAGGAGTAGGAGAGCTATATTTAATCCCAGCATAACCAAGAAACTGCGCCATGAATCTgcaaaactcttgaaattatCAATCAAACCTACTAATCAGTAATCACCCaccaacaaattaaaaatgcaaCCTTGATTAATTCTCACACTGGATTTTTTATCAACAGATGTAATTCTTAACTTACCCAATTAGACCAAGCAAGTTGAACCAACCGATGATCGAGAAAGTGAGGGGAGGGCTCTCAGATCTACCAAGAGCACATAAGATAAGAGCAAAGAAAGAAATTAACTTTATGATCAAAGTAATAAACCACAGTGACAAATCAAACCTTTGGATTCCGGTAGTTGAGAAAAAGTGAGATTTAATTACTTGTGGAAGGCTAGAGAAATTGGGAGGAGGATGAGGGCGGCGAGGGCATTGGAGTAGCAGAGAAAGATAAGGTTGCTCATGCCATTAGACATGGCTATTTTGCTTATTATAATTAGCCCAGCTTGTGCACACTCACCCAACACCATCCCAACGATTGGTAGTGCTGCAATCTTCCCCAtaactcccttttttttttttttttttttttttttgttcttcgaTCTCAGAACCAGAAATTTTCACAGCAAGATGCAGACATGGAGTCCTAATGTAAGACAAGCTTTGAATAAATTTAATTGATGACTTCACCTGGGGCACCCATTTGCATGGTCATAGTGTAGTCAAATGGGCGGGACGtcgtttgttctttgtttaAACTTCAGactaaaatataattatttttttatctgcCCAATGAAACTCAacttcaatctttttttttttcggaacAAAATCGCgtaattttacattttgaaatttaatattCATTCTAGATTCCTGAGATTCTATTAATTTTCTAAGATGAGATGGAATGTGCTTACGTAGAAGGGTAAAAagataattttgaatttcataGTAAAATGATAATTCCGTAAAAAAGAAACTTATAAATGCCAGTCATAGGaaaattaccattttacccTTTCAAGTAAATACATTCGTCTCTTTTTTAATATTGAcagattcccatttgcatttcaCCTGACTTGTCCTCCTACCCCATCAACTATAATAAGAAGACTGATAGTTCATAAATTTATAACTAActaaaaaacaacaaataatctgcaatttttttatgaactaaGATTATCTCCCATTCTCTTTTCATCTCCTTTCTTCCTATattctcacattttctattttgtctttctctttctataaaaaaattaatataagatgttgacgtagcttaaaataaaatgagagagaaaaaaaaaagaaaaaaaaggagagaatcttactcctttttttttttttaatttcaaacaaataaTCTGCAATTAATATTGTCTTTAATTTACATAGAAAGAAGACTTGTGCACTACTGCTTCTCTTGTAAGCCGTTTTGTAGCAAAGGGAGCTTGTTTTGGTCTAGTGATTCGATATCGATCAGCTTCTCTTCTTTGGCCTTTCCCCACATCATGGCATAAAATCCAGTAACAATTATCGCTGCACCAACTAAGCTGCAAAGATGTTATATAATCAATTATCATTAATTAATTTGCTGATAAGAATTTTCTCTTAATAATCAACCCGATTTTCTAAGTTTCTAACAAGCCAAAGACTTTCCCACCCAGCAGCTTTCACCGACTGTCAATGATTCaaccaaagaaaaatcaaataattgaaCGGGACAAGTTTAGAGCtcttttgataactattttgtttttagttttaagttttcaCTATTTGTGCTTGAGATATCAAGCGAGAATAAGTAAGAGGTTGAAAcaaattatatgtatatttataccTTCCAAGATAGACTGAATCTCCCAAAAATATGATACCCATGATCACACCAAAAATGATTCCAAGAGGCTTAAACATAGAACAATAAAAAGCTCCAGCTTTCTTCACACACCAGGTGACTAAACTGTATCGGAGAACCGTCGAAACAATTCCCTGTAAATGATTATACAAAATTTAACTTATAACTATGAGCTTTAAAAAATCTTTTACTTTGAgctatgaagaaaaaaaagaactcTAATTTGTTTACTGTGTATAAAATAGCAATGATCCCCACATCCAGCCTTAATTCCCAGGCACTTGCACCTCTAACTGCAATTACAGTAAATGCTGCAGACTGAATGGTCGCGAATAAGCATTGGAAAAAGACAATGAACACAATTGCAGGGTACTTCTTAACGATTGTTGCCTGCAACATTTGGAAttatagaaagaaagaaagaaaaaaattgtaatttaattggttgttatTTGCTTTCAGCTCTATAAAAGGGTAACCGAGTAATACACCTAATTACCTGCAGAATGTACCATAAAGAAGTTGACAAGGCGTCAGCTGCAAGAAAAAGCCCTCCGAGGATCCAGTTTGATTTCGATGAGGAAAGGATCAGTTGGTTGAGTGAACTAGCAAGTGATGATGATAGCCGTATGATTGGTAGGCCTTTGTAAAATGTTACAACAAATGCTCCTGTGATTGATACTATGGTTCCCAAAACTTTTGCTTGGCTGCTTGAGCTTCTCCAGTAAACTCTTTCCATCCTAAAGTTAAACCACccaatatttttgaaaaaaaaaaaaaacacgaacCACCCAATATTTGAAGCAATGCATGTTGATTACTTCTTAAATAACACAACAAAAGTTATCAAGTTCCAgcacttttttttaatagtatGAGTAAAATTCTCATATATTGAAAATGTTCATATATGATACATGTGTTCTCAcctttttcacacatttttcaATAGTACGAGTAAAATTCACATATTATTGAAAAAGACTGTAATTGAAATTTCAGAatgattagaagaaaaaaattatcgaATAATACACATACatattcttttcatatttttatggTGTCTTACATTCTAATTG from Pyrus communis chromosome 4, drPyrComm1.1, whole genome shotgun sequence harbors:
- the LOC137731484 gene encoding WAT1-related protein At5g40240-like isoform X1, translated to MNMEGFLPFIGMVIAMMVQTGSMVVNKAAMSKGTNAYIIVVYANAVSALILLPSVLIFHRSERPPLTFSILCKIFLLALFCCTSQIFGNIGIEFSSPTLSTAMLNLIPAFTFILAIIFRMERVYWRSSSSQAKVLGTIVSITGAFVVTFYKGLPIIRLSSSLASSLNQLILSSSKSNWILGGLFLAADALSTSLWYILQATIVKKYPAIVFIVFFQCLFATIQSAAFTVIAVRGASAWELRLDVGIIAILYTGIVSTVLRYSLVTWCVKKAGAFYCSMFKPLGIIFGVIMGIIFLGDSVYLGSWCSDNCYWILCHDVGKGQRREADRYRITRPKQAPFATKRLTREAVVHKSSFYVN
- the LOC137731484 gene encoding WAT1-related protein At3g28050-like isoform X3 is translated as MNMEGFLPFIGMVIAMMVQTGSMVVNKAAMSKGTNAYIIVVYANAVSALILLPSVLIFHRSERPPLTFSILCKIFLLALFCCTSQIFGNIGIEFSSPTLSTAMLNLIPAFTFILAIIFRMERVYWRSSSSQAKVLGTIVSITGAFVVTFYKGLPIIRLSSSLASSLNQLILSSSKSNWILGGLFLAADALSTSLWYILQSAAFTVIAVRGASAWELRLDVGIIAILYTGIVSTVLRYSLVTWCVKKAGAFYCSMFKPLGIIFGVIMGIIFLGDSVYLGSWCSDNCYWILCHDVGKGQRREADRYRITRPKQAPFATKRLTREAVVHKSSFYVN
- the LOC137731484 gene encoding WAT1-related protein At3g28050-like isoform X2, which codes for MNMEGFLPFIGMVIAMMVQTGSMVVNKAAMSKGTNAYIIVVYANAVSALILLPSVLIFHRSERPPLTFSILCKIFLLALFCCTSQIFGNIGIEFSSPTLSTAMLNLIPAFTFILAIIFRMERVYWRSSSSQAKVLGTIVSITGAFVVTFYKGLPIIRLSSSLASSLNQLILSSSKSNWILGGLFLAADALSTSLWYILQATIVKKYPAIVFIVFFQCLFATIQSAAFTVIAVRGASAWELRLDVGIIAILYTGIVSTVLRYSLVTWCVKKAGAFYCSMFKPLGIIFGVIMGIIFLGDSVYLGSLVGAAIIVTGFYAMMWGKAKEEKLIDIESLDQNKLPLLQNGLQEKQ